The proteins below come from a single Tissierella sp. MB52-C2 genomic window:
- a CDS encoding xanthine phosphoribosyltransferase, protein MELLKQRINKDGDIKEGNIVKVDSFLNHQIDVDLLNEIGKEFKSRFSSEKIDKILTIEASGIAIAVVASQYFNVPVVFAKKTDSKNLDQDTYESNVYSYTKDKTYTIRVSKKYLNKGENILIVDDFLAKGKAAEGLIDIIKQSNCNLAGVGIVIEKGFQNGGKNLRDQGIKLESLAIVDSIENDKIIFR, encoded by the coding sequence ATGGAATTATTAAAACAGAGAATAAATAAAGACGGAGATATTAAAGAAGGCAATATAGTTAAGGTAGATAGTTTTTTAAACCATCAAATAGATGTAGATTTACTAAATGAAATAGGCAAGGAGTTTAAATCAAGATTTTCATCAGAAAAGATAGATAAAATACTTACCATAGAAGCATCGGGTATTGCCATAGCTGTTGTTGCATCACAATATTTTAATGTACCTGTGGTTTTTGCAAAGAAAACGGACTCAAAGAATCTTGATCAAGATACATATGAAAGTAATGTTTATTCCTATACTAAGGATAAGACTTATACCATAAGAGTATCTAAAAAATATTTGAATAAGGGAGAAAATATACTTATAGTAGATGATTTTCTTGCCAAGGGAAAGGCAGCAGAGGGGTTAATAGATATAATAAAACAGTCTAACTGTAACTTAGCAGGTGTAGGAATAGTCATAGAAAAGGGTTTTCAAAATGGCGGAAAAAACTTAAGGGATCAAGGCATAAAATTAGAATCTTTAGCTATTGTAGATTCCATAGAAAATGATAAAATAATATTTAGATAA
- a CDS encoding Crp/Fnr family transcriptional regulator: MNIIEIIESNKIIKKMLKDCPYNVLDKWESMNYSKGQIICHQDMKYEYFYIIVSGYANICINGENGKKYSQAIYKKGDYFGELEIFDNKPYGCSIEALTDIQLIRINRESFLKWIDKDRHFSLHIMKTLCHNFYTLSKVAGENTLYSLKYRICNYLLYRTDSGVKSSTGIQIDINKEQLSEQFAVTSRSINRVLQQLKESKLIDVSNNYITIIDINELKKQEKISKNE, encoded by the coding sequence GTGAATATAATAGAAATTATTGAGTCTAATAAGATAATAAAAAAAATGCTAAAGGATTGTCCATATAATGTTCTTGACAAATGGGAAAGTATGAATTATTCAAAGGGGCAAATAATTTGCCATCAGGATATGAAATATGAATATTTTTATATTATAGTAAGTGGATACGCTAATATATGCATAAACGGAGAGAATGGAAAAAAGTATTCTCAAGCTATATATAAAAAAGGAGATTACTTTGGAGAGCTAGAGATATTTGATAATAAACCCTATGGTTGTTCTATTGAAGCTTTAACAGATATTCAATTAATACGAATAAACAGGGAAAGCTTTTTAAAATGGATAGATAAGGATAGACACTTTTCTCTACATATAATGAAAACATTGTGTCATAATTTTTACACACTATCTAAAGTAGCAGGAGAAAATACTTTATACTCTTTAAAATATAGGATATGTAATTATCTTCTATATAGGACAGATTCTGGAGTTAAGTCTAGTACTGGAATACAAATAGATATAAATAAGGAACAGTTAAGTGAGCAATTTGCAGTTACATCTAGGAGCATAAATAGAGTTCTGCAACAGCTAAAGGAAAGTAAGCTAATAGATGTGTCTAATAATTATATTACCA